The proteins below come from a single Kosakonia sp. SMBL-WEM22 genomic window:
- the pheA gene encoding bifunctional chorismate mutase/prephenate dehydratase, translating into MTAENPLLDLRVKISTLDEQLLTLLAERRQLSVEVGKAKLASHRPVRDIDRERALLEHLIELGKTHHLDAHYITRLFQLIIEDSVLTQQALLQHHLNNINPRSARIAFLGPKGSYSHLAARQYAARHFEQFIESGCARFQDIFNQVETGQADYAVVPLENTSSGAINDVYDLLQHTSLSIVGELTVPIDHCVLVSGTTALEQIQTVYSHPQPFQQCSQFLNRYPHWKIEYCESTSAAMEKVVQLNSPNVAALGNEPGGALYGLQVLERNLANQTQNITRFVVLARKAIDVSEQVPAKTTLLMATGQQAGALVEALLVLRNHNLIMTKLESRPIHGNPWEEMFYLDIQANLHASAMQKALRELGSITRSLKVLGCYPSENVVPVDPV; encoded by the coding sequence ATGACGGCTGAAAACCCCTTACTGGATTTACGCGTGAAGATCAGCACGCTCGACGAGCAGTTGCTGACACTGCTGGCCGAGCGCCGCCAGCTCTCCGTTGAAGTTGGCAAAGCGAAACTCGCCTCACACCGCCCGGTACGCGATATCGATAGAGAGCGGGCCCTGCTGGAACATTTAATCGAGCTTGGCAAAACGCATCATTTAGATGCCCACTATATCACCCGCCTGTTTCAGCTCATCATTGAAGACTCTGTTCTCACTCAGCAAGCCCTGCTCCAGCACCACCTCAACAACATCAACCCACGCTCTGCGCGTATCGCGTTTCTTGGCCCGAAAGGCTCCTATTCCCATCTCGCGGCGCGCCAGTATGCCGCGCGCCATTTCGAGCAGTTTATCGAGAGCGGCTGCGCGCGTTTCCAGGATATTTTTAATCAGGTCGAAACCGGCCAGGCAGATTATGCCGTTGTGCCGCTAGAGAACACCAGCTCTGGCGCGATTAACGATGTCTACGATCTGCTTCAGCACACCAGCCTGTCGATTGTCGGCGAGCTAACGGTGCCAATCGACCACTGCGTGCTGGTATCAGGTACCACCGCTCTTGAACAGATCCAGACGGTCTATAGCCATCCGCAGCCATTCCAGCAGTGCAGCCAGTTCCTGAACCGCTATCCGCACTGGAAGATTGAGTATTGCGAAAGCACATCGGCGGCGATGGAGAAAGTTGTCCAACTGAACTCACCGAACGTCGCGGCGCTGGGCAATGAACCGGGTGGCGCCCTGTATGGTTTACAGGTGTTAGAGCGCAACCTGGCGAACCAGACGCAGAACATCACCCGTTTTGTGGTGCTGGCGCGTAAAGCGATTGACGTCTCTGAGCAGGTGCCGGCGAAAACCACGCTGCTGATGGCGACCGGGCAACAGGCGGGTGCGCTGGTAGAAGCGCTGCTGGTGCTGCGCAACCACAACCTGATCATGACCAAGCTGGAGTCGCGCCCAATTCACGGCAACCCGTGGGAGGAGATGTTCTATCTGGATATTCAGGCCAACCTGCACGCCAGCGCGATGCAAAAAGCACTGCGCGAGTTGGGCAGCATCACCCGCTCGCTGAAAGTGCTGGGCTGCTACCCCAGCGAAAACGTTGTGCCGGTCGACCCGGTTTAA
- the pheL gene encoding pheA operon leader peptide PheL, giving the protein MKNTPFLFALFFTFPS; this is encoded by the coding sequence ATGAAAAATACCCCGTTTCTCTTCGCACTCTTTTTTACCTTCCCCAGTTAG
- a CDS encoding SMP-30/gluconolactonase/LRE family protein: MAELQRLFDYTGHLPECPTWSEAEQALYWADILEGEIHRYRLETGEHTVLSFPEEVGCFALREKGGFIVAMRQAIWLTDERGLLRQKVCDNPSNPQLARFNDGGTDHHGRFYAGTFWAPGDYNGALLLRVDNDLTPKVVQCDIHGANGLAFSHDKQWMFTSDTPHGVIYRTPLDEQGEPGRRELFRRFNPGEGIPDGAAMDVEGCYWSAMYDGWRIARFSPQGEQLEEYRLPVRCPTMVCFGGADMKTLFITTTRENMDAQEIADYPLSGAIFTLPVSVAGMKKALFIER, from the coding sequence ATGGCTGAGTTGCAGAGACTGTTTGATTACACCGGACATTTACCTGAGTGCCCGACCTGGAGCGAAGCGGAACAGGCGCTCTACTGGGCTGATATTCTCGAAGGGGAAATCCACCGTTACCGGCTGGAGACGGGCGAGCATACGGTGCTCTCGTTCCCGGAAGAGGTAGGCTGTTTCGCGCTGCGTGAGAAGGGCGGTTTTATCGTCGCCATGCGGCAGGCCATCTGGCTGACGGACGAGCGCGGGCTGCTGCGACAAAAAGTGTGCGATAACCCGTCGAACCCGCAGCTGGCGCGGTTTAACGATGGCGGCACCGATCATCATGGCCGCTTTTATGCCGGCACTTTCTGGGCACCGGGCGATTACAACGGCGCGCTGCTGCTGCGGGTCGATAACGATCTGACGCCGAAAGTGGTGCAGTGCGATATTCATGGCGCAAACGGCCTGGCCTTCAGCCATGACAAACAGTGGATGTTCACCTCTGACACCCCGCACGGCGTGATTTACCGTACACCGCTGGATGAGCAGGGCGAGCCGGGGCGGCGTGAGTTGTTCCGTCGCTTTAATCCCGGCGAAGGGATCCCGGACGGTGCGGCAATGGATGTCGAAGGGTGCTACTGGAGCGCGATGTATGACGGCTGGAGAATTGCGCGTTTCTCACCGCAGGGCGAACAGCTGGAGGAGTACCGCTTGCCGGTGCGCTGCCCGACGATGGTCTGTTTCGGCGGGGCAGATATGAAAACCCTGTTTATTACAACCACTCGCGAAAATATGGATGCGCAGGAAATTGCCGATTATCCGCTTTCTGGTGCCATCTTCACCCTGCCTGTGTCGGTGGCAGGGATGAAGAAAGCGCTCTTTATCGAGCGTTAA